A genomic region of Micromonospora sp. NBRC 110009 contains the following coding sequences:
- a CDS encoding helix-turn-helix transcriptional regulator has product MYGRELRGLLHPFLLLLIFERPGHGYDLIDRLRALGMPDVEPGHVYRVLRGLERDRSLTSVWETGGAGPARRCYELTAKGRNDLRSWRVRLAQLDRVIGACLRRSAGAFEGTRVGRADRYAASGR; this is encoded by the coding sequence ATGTACGGACGTGAGCTGCGCGGTCTGCTGCATCCGTTCCTCCTGCTCCTGATCTTCGAACGGCCCGGCCACGGGTACGACCTGATCGACCGGCTCAGAGCCCTGGGGATGCCCGACGTGGAGCCCGGCCACGTCTACCGGGTGCTGCGCGGACTGGAACGCGATCGGTCGCTGACCTCGGTGTGGGAGACCGGCGGGGCCGGGCCAGCACGGCGGTGCTACGAGCTCACGGCCAAGGGCCGCAACGATCTCCGGTCGTGGCGGGTCCGGCTGGCGCAGCTCGACCGGGTCATCGGTGCCTGCCTGCGACGCTCGGCGGGTGCCTTCGAGGGGACACGGGTCGGCCGCGCCGACCGGTACGCCGCTTCCGGCCGCTGA
- the hypD gene encoding hydrogenase formation protein HypD: protein MRFVDEYRDADKAQALATQIAALCEPGRQYKFMEVCGGHTHTIYKHGIEDYLPESVSLVHGPGCPVCVIPMGRVDDAIAIANEPGVIMTAFGDMMRVPGGTGSFLDAKAAGADIRMVYSPLDALKIARTNPDRKVVFMAIGFETTSPSTAMTVLRAAADDIGNFSVFCNHVTILPAIKAILDSPDLRLDGFLGPGHVSTVIGCRPYEFIARDYGKPLVCAGFEPLDLLQSVFMLLKQLAEGRCAVENQYTRVVPWDGNPRALEAIGQVMQLRPYFEWRGLGFISHSALRMRDEYAAYDAERIFDVPGVRVADPKACQCGEVLKGVLKPWECKVFGTACTPETPIGTCMVSSEGACAAYYNFGRFARQRLAEATRA from the coding sequence ATGCGTTTCGTTGACGAGTACCGCGACGCGGACAAGGCCCAGGCGCTGGCCACCCAGATCGCCGCGTTGTGCGAGCCGGGGCGGCAGTACAAGTTCATGGAGGTGTGCGGTGGGCACACGCACACCATCTACAAGCACGGGATCGAGGACTACCTGCCGGAGAGCGTCTCGCTGGTGCACGGGCCGGGCTGTCCGGTCTGCGTCATCCCGATGGGCCGGGTGGACGACGCCATCGCCATCGCCAACGAGCCCGGCGTCATCATGACCGCGTTCGGCGACATGATGCGGGTCCCGGGCGGGACCGGCTCGTTCCTGGACGCCAAGGCCGCCGGTGCGGACATCCGGATGGTGTACTCGCCACTGGACGCCCTGAAGATCGCGCGGACCAACCCGGACCGCAAGGTGGTCTTCATGGCGATCGGCTTCGAGACCACCTCGCCGTCGACCGCCATGACCGTGCTGCGGGCGGCCGCCGATGACATCGGCAACTTCTCGGTCTTCTGCAACCACGTGACGATCCTTCCGGCGATCAAGGCCATCCTCGACTCACCGGACCTGCGTCTCGACGGTTTCCTCGGCCCGGGGCACGTCTCCACCGTCATCGGCTGCCGACCGTACGAGTTCATCGCCCGCGACTACGGCAAGCCGCTGGTGTGTGCCGGGTTCGAACCGCTGGACCTGCTGCAGTCGGTATTCATGCTGCTCAAACAGCTCGCCGAGGGCCGCTGTGCGGTGGAGAACCAGTACACCCGGGTGGTGCCCTGGGACGGGAACCCGCGGGCGCTGGAGGCGATCGGCCAGGTCATGCAGCTACGACCGTACTTCGAGTGGCGCGGCCTCGGCTTCATCTCGCACTCCGCCCTGCGGATGCGCGACGAGTACGCGGCGTACGACGCGGAGCGGATCTTCGACGTGCCCGGGGTGCGGGTGGCGGACCCGAAGGCCTGCCAATGCGGCGAGGTGCTCAAGGGAGTCCTCAAGCCCTGGGAGTGCAAGGTGTTCGGCACGGCGTGCACCCCGGAGACGCCCATCGGCACCTGCATGGTCTCCTCCGAGGGCGCGTGCGCGGCCTACTACAACTTCGGCCGCTTCGCGCGGCAGCGGCTCGCGGAGGCGACCCGGGCATGA
- a CDS encoding HypC/HybG/HupF family hydrogenase formation chaperone produces MSPQPVPTTRGVPECHDDVCITCSDTAVAVRVRKLMADGLAVVDTDAGPEEVSVALVDAEPGDVVLVHAKEAIAVVEKRR; encoded by the coding sequence GTGAGCCCGCAGCCGGTGCCGACGACGCGGGGCGTGCCCGAGTGCCACGACGACGTCTGCATCACCTGTTCCGACACGGCGGTGGCGGTCCGGGTGCGGAAGCTGATGGCCGACGGCCTGGCCGTGGTCGACACGGACGCCGGTCCGGAGGAGGTCAGTGTGGCCCTGGTCGACGCGGAACCGGGTGACGTGGTGCTGGTGCACGCCAAGGAGGCCATCGCCGTCGTGGAGAAGCGCCGATGA
- a CDS encoding D-sedoheptulose-7-phosphate isomerase: MQSPVVPAVHRAFARRVRPAEALAGDATQIARACHEMAVRFHRGGKLIVFANGGPATDAQHVVVEFVHPVIVGKRALPAISLTNDAATLTGIARAEGFDEVFAAQLRLLAAPEDIALGLSVDGRCANVRRGLMTARDLGLLTVGLLGGDGGDIARDGIADHVVVARSDDPCIVKEVHVTIYHILWELVHVFFEQPGLLEPESVR, translated from the coding sequence ATGCAGTCGCCTGTGGTGCCGGCAGTCCACCGCGCGTTCGCCCGTCGGGTGCGCCCGGCCGAGGCGCTCGCCGGCGACGCGACGCAGATCGCGCGAGCCTGCCACGAGATGGCGGTGCGCTTCCACCGCGGTGGAAAGCTGATCGTCTTCGCCAACGGTGGGCCGGCGACGGACGCCCAGCATGTCGTGGTGGAGTTCGTCCACCCGGTCATCGTGGGCAAGCGGGCCCTGCCGGCGATATCGCTGACCAACGACGCCGCCACGCTCACCGGGATCGCCCGGGCGGAGGGCTTCGACGAGGTGTTCGCGGCTCAGCTGCGCCTACTCGCCGCGCCGGAGGACATCGCCCTCGGACTGTCCGTCGACGGCCGGTGCGCCAACGTCCGGCGTGGCCTGATGACCGCCCGCGACCTCGGTCTCCTCACCGTCGGGCTGCTCGGCGGCGACGGCGGGGACATCGCCCGGGACGGCATCGCCGACCATGTCGTCGTCGCCCGCTCCGATGATCCGTGCATCGTGAAGGAGGTGCACGTGACGATCTATCACATCCTGTGGGAGTTGGTCCACGTGTTCTTCGAGCAGCCCGGGCTGCTGGAGCCGGAGTCGGTCCGGTGA
- a CDS encoding HypC/HybG/HupF family hydrogenase formation chaperone has translation MCLGIPGEIVEIKAGHDDLAIVDVVGVRRAINIGLLGPDQVGIGDWVLVHVGFAMSKIDEAEAAATLDMLNGLGQAYTDELQALAESDIT, from the coding sequence ATGTGCCTTGGCATCCCGGGCGAGATCGTCGAGATCAAGGCCGGCCACGACGACCTCGCCATCGTCGACGTCGTGGGGGTCCGGCGGGCGATCAACATCGGTCTGCTCGGTCCGGACCAGGTCGGTATCGGCGACTGGGTGCTCGTCCACGTCGGCTTCGCCATGTCGAAGATCGACGAAGCGGAGGCGGCCGCCACATTGGACATGTTGAACGGTCTCGGCCAGGCGTACACGGACGAGTTGCAGGCGCTCGCCGAATCCGACATCACCTAG
- a CDS encoding NifU family protein, with product MAEQRDVQRLDDAAVEPRLARLDAALGQLEQTPGRTAELALEAVEMLTEVYGEALARVTDLAADSTRTLDRLAGDELLRHLLLLHHIHPDPVDRRVARAVDDLRPQLRAQGAEIALVGVQDEVATISLSASSCGGGGAALRDLVREQVLTFAPELSEVDVVAPAPAPALIPVASLWQRPERTGAAPVPEVAQAAGPLASGGTA from the coding sequence ATGGCTGAGCAGCGGGACGTCCAGCGGCTCGACGATGCGGCCGTCGAGCCGCGGCTGGCCCGCCTGGACGCCGCGCTCGGCCAGCTCGAGCAGACCCCCGGCCGCACCGCCGAGCTGGCGTTGGAAGCGGTCGAGATGCTGACCGAGGTGTACGGCGAGGCGCTGGCCCGGGTCACCGATCTCGCCGCCGACAGCACCCGCACGCTCGACCGGCTCGCCGGCGACGAGCTGCTGCGGCACCTGCTGCTGTTGCACCACATCCACCCGGATCCGGTGGACCGGCGGGTGGCCCGGGCGGTCGACGATCTCCGGCCGCAGCTACGCGCGCAGGGCGCCGAGATCGCGTTGGTCGGTGTCCAGGACGAGGTGGCGACGATCAGCCTGTCGGCGAGTTCGTGCGGCGGTGGCGGAGCCGCGCTGCGTGACCTGGTACGGGAACAGGTGTTGACGTTCGCCCCGGAGCTGTCCGAGGTCGACGTGGTGGCGCCCGCGCCGGCTCCCGCGCTGATCCCGGTCGCCAGCTTGTGGCAGCGGCCGGAACGGACCGGTGCCGCGCCGGTGCCCGAGGTGGCACAGGCCGCGGGGCCGCTCGCGTCGGGTGGCACGGCATGA
- a CDS encoding DUF5947 family protein yields the protein MTAGALQRAIRRARQRAATVERCGMCAGPVGPAHRHVWDEQDGELMCACPPCSLLFEREAAGAGRYQLVPDRGRRSTGLSGDELDVPVGLVFFVKHQDGRVLAHYPSPLGTTESELDADAWRAVEARSPALAELKPRVEALLVWTRSPRGGGQQWVVPVDECFRLVALIRRHWTGMSGGSAVWREIPRFFDELGRRHDRPSGND from the coding sequence ATGACGGCGGGCGCGCTGCAGCGGGCGATCCGCCGGGCAAGGCAGCGCGCGGCGACGGTCGAGCGCTGCGGCATGTGCGCCGGGCCGGTCGGCCCGGCACACCGGCACGTGTGGGACGAGCAGGACGGGGAGCTGATGTGCGCCTGCCCGCCGTGCTCCCTGCTGTTCGAGCGCGAGGCGGCCGGCGCCGGCCGGTACCAGCTCGTCCCCGATCGGGGCAGACGGTCGACGGGCCTGTCCGGTGACGAGCTCGACGTGCCGGTCGGGCTGGTGTTCTTCGTGAAGCACCAGGACGGCCGGGTGCTCGCCCACTACCCGAGTCCCCTCGGCACGACCGAGTCGGAGCTCGATGCCGACGCCTGGCGGGCCGTCGAGGCGCGGTCACCCGCGCTGGCCGAGCTGAAGCCGCGGGTCGAGGCGCTGCTGGTGTGGACGCGCTCGCCGCGTGGCGGTGGCCAGCAGTGGGTGGTGCCGGTCGACGAGTGTTTCCGACTCGTGGCGCTCATCCGACGGCACTGGACGGGCATGTCGGGGGGCAGCGCGGTGTGGCGGGAGATTCCCCGGTTCTTCGACGAACTCGGCCGACGGCATGACCGACCGTCCGGTAACGACTGA
- a CDS encoding D-sedoheptulose-7-phosphate isomerase codes for MSTRAEGAIGALYPFLDTRPTDVDAVLAAVARSTAEKAGEIVALRESLVAEHGQRLVDCARRCAAAFHAGGTLFTFGNGGSSTDAQDLAQLFLHPPKAARPLPAISLTHDVALITALSNDVGFEVVFARQLAAFGRAGDIAVGLSTSGGSNNVLRAFEEAARRGMLTVGIAGYDGGRMAESEVIDHLFVVPSASVHRVQEAQTTVYHVLWELTQQALADSR; via the coding sequence ATGAGCACCAGGGCCGAGGGCGCCATCGGAGCGCTGTACCCGTTCCTCGACACCCGGCCGACCGACGTCGACGCGGTGCTCGCCGCGGTGGCGAGGTCCACCGCGGAGAAGGCGGGGGAGATCGTCGCCCTCCGTGAATCCCTGGTCGCCGAGCACGGGCAGCGGCTGGTCGACTGCGCCCGCCGGTGTGCCGCGGCCTTCCACGCCGGCGGCACGCTGTTCACCTTCGGCAACGGCGGCAGCAGTACGGACGCGCAGGACCTCGCGCAGTTGTTCCTGCACCCGCCGAAGGCCGCCCGCCCGCTACCGGCCATCTCGCTGACCCATGACGTCGCGTTGATCACGGCGCTCTCCAACGACGTGGGGTTCGAGGTGGTCTTCGCCCGACAGTTGGCGGCGTTCGGTCGGGCAGGGGACATCGCGGTGGGGCTGTCCACGAGCGGCGGGTCGAACAACGTCCTGCGGGCGTTCGAGGAGGCGGCCCGGCGCGGCATGCTCACCGTCGGCATCGCCGGATACGACGGCGGCCGGATGGCGGAATCCGAGGTCATCGACCACCTGTTCGTGGTGCCGTCGGCCTCGGTACACCGGGTCCAGGAGGCGCAGACGACGGTGTACCACGTGCTCTGGGAACTCACCCAGCAGGCGTTGGCCGACTCACGCTGA
- the hypF gene encoding carbamoyltransferase HypF, with the protein MHVRVEGIVQGVGFRPFVHALATEYDLAGFVGNDTTGVFVEVEGDGDRLTAFVADLSRRAPALAQVERLTTEAVPPTGRPGFAIVTSVTGAGREALISPDTATCPDCLAELSDPADRRHGYPFTNCTNCGPRFTIVEDVPYDRRTTTMAEFALCPACAAEYADPANRRFHAEPVCCPACGPALRLVTAGGTSVAGDPVDTAVRWLRDGRIVAVKGLGGYHLAARADDDRAVSTLRARKHREEKPFAVMAADLPAANALVDVPPAAVPVLTGARRPVVLLPRRADAPVADSVAPGNRDLGVLLPYTPLHQLLLRRLGMPIVLTSGNVSDEPIAHRDDDARRRLARIADGFLVHDRRIHVRTDDSVVRVFRGRELPVRRSRGYVPAPITVPWRFDRPVLACGAELKNTFCVAKGRRAFVSHHVGDLENYETLRAFTDGIAHFTRLFDIRPEVVAHDLHPEYLSTKYALQRDDVELVGVQHHHAHIASCLADNGEPGPVIGVAFDGLGFGPDGTLWGGELLVADLTGFERVGHLGAVPMPGGAAAIREPWRMAAAYLDEIYGDAVPDLPVRRRHERHWPAVVALARSGTNSPRTSSAGRLFDAVAALLGLRDRVTYEGQAAIALEQRADPDERGGYRIEPSGVPLADVGRGLVRCVVDDLLAQVDPGRIAARFQHGLADAVVRAAEAARERTGLAVVALSGGVFQNVLLLDRTVSGLEQHGFRVLVHSRVPPNDGGICLGQAVVAAARAVPAG; encoded by the coding sequence GTGCACGTCCGTGTCGAGGGCATCGTGCAGGGGGTCGGCTTCCGGCCGTTCGTGCACGCCCTGGCGACCGAGTACGACCTGGCCGGGTTCGTCGGCAACGACACGACCGGGGTCTTCGTCGAGGTCGAGGGGGACGGTGACCGGCTGACCGCCTTCGTGGCCGACCTCAGCCGACGCGCGCCGGCACTCGCTCAGGTCGAGCGGCTGACCACCGAGGCGGTTCCACCGACCGGCCGGCCCGGCTTCGCGATCGTCACCAGCGTGACCGGTGCCGGCCGGGAAGCCCTGATCTCGCCGGACACCGCCACCTGCCCGGACTGCCTCGCCGAGCTGTCCGACCCGGCGGACCGGCGCCACGGTTACCCGTTCACCAACTGCACCAACTGCGGCCCGCGGTTCACCATCGTCGAGGACGTCCCGTACGACCGCCGCACCACCACGATGGCCGAGTTCGCGCTCTGTCCCGCCTGCGCCGCCGAGTACGCCGACCCGGCGAACCGCCGCTTCCACGCCGAGCCGGTGTGCTGCCCCGCGTGCGGTCCGGCACTCCGACTCGTCACCGCCGGCGGCACCTCCGTTGCCGGCGATCCCGTCGACACTGCCGTACGGTGGCTGCGCGACGGCCGGATCGTCGCGGTCAAGGGCCTCGGCGGCTACCACCTGGCCGCCCGGGCCGACGACGACCGGGCCGTCTCCACGCTGCGCGCCCGCAAGCACCGCGAGGAGAAACCGTTCGCCGTGATGGCCGCCGACCTGCCGGCGGCGAATGCCCTGGTCGACGTGCCGCCGGCGGCCGTGCCGGTGCTCACCGGCGCTCGCCGTCCCGTGGTGCTGCTGCCGCGCCGCGCCGACGCTCCGGTCGCCGACTCGGTGGCGCCGGGCAACCGGGACCTGGGTGTGCTGCTGCCGTACACGCCGCTGCACCAGCTGCTGCTCCGGCGGCTCGGCATGCCGATCGTGCTGACCAGCGGCAACGTCTCCGACGAACCGATCGCTCACCGCGACGATGACGCCCGTCGGCGGCTGGCGCGGATCGCCGACGGTTTCCTCGTGCACGATCGGCGGATCCACGTCCGGACCGACGACTCGGTGGTGCGCGTGTTCCGCGGCCGTGAGCTACCGGTGCGGCGGTCCCGTGGTTACGTGCCCGCGCCGATCACCGTGCCATGGCGGTTCGATCGCCCGGTGCTGGCGTGCGGCGCGGAGCTGAAGAACACCTTCTGCGTGGCGAAGGGGCGGCGCGCGTTCGTCTCGCACCACGTCGGTGACCTGGAGAACTACGAGACGCTACGGGCGTTCACCGACGGGATCGCGCACTTCACCCGGCTGTTCGACATCCGACCGGAGGTCGTCGCCCACGACCTGCATCCCGAATACCTGTCCACCAAGTACGCGCTGCAGCGCGATGACGTCGAGCTGGTCGGGGTGCAGCACCACCACGCCCACATCGCGTCCTGCCTGGCCGACAACGGCGAGCCCGGTCCGGTGATCGGCGTCGCCTTCGACGGCCTCGGGTTCGGCCCGGACGGCACCCTCTGGGGAGGTGAGCTGCTCGTCGCGGACCTCACCGGCTTCGAGCGGGTCGGTCACCTGGGCGCGGTGCCGATGCCGGGCGGGGCCGCGGCGATCCGTGAGCCATGGCGGATGGCGGCGGCCTACCTCGACGAGATCTACGGCGACGCCGTGCCGGACCTGCCGGTGCGGCGCCGGCACGAACGGCACTGGCCCGCGGTGGTGGCGCTGGCGCGGAGCGGGACGAACTCGCCGCGTACCTCGAGCGCGGGCCGGCTGTTCGACGCCGTCGCGGCGCTGCTCGGCCTGCGGGACCGCGTCACGTACGAGGGGCAGGCGGCGATCGCCCTGGAACAACGGGCCGACCCCGACGAGCGGGGCGGCTACCGGATCGAGCCGAGCGGGGTCCCGCTCGCGGACGTCGGCCGCGGGCTGGTCCGTTGCGTGGTCGACGACCTGCTCGCCCAGGTGGACCCCGGCCGGATCGCCGCCCGCTTCCAGCACGGCCTGGCGGATGCCGTGGTGCGGGCGGCCGAAGCCGCCCGGGAGCGGACCGGCCTCGCCGTGGTCGCGCTCTCCGGCGGGGTCTTCCAGAACGTGTTGCTGCTCGACCGGACGGTGAGCGGGCTGGAGCAGCACGGCTTCCGGGTGCTCGTGCACTCGCGGGTGCCGCCCAACGACGGCGGTATCTGCCTCGGCCAGGCCGTGGTGGCCGCGGCCCGGGCCGTTCCGGCAGGGTGA
- the glpK gene encoding glycerol kinase GlpK, with the protein MADFVGAVDQGTTSTRFMIFDHGGNEVGRHQLEHQQILPQAGWVEHNPLEIWERTQTVIQTAMNARGLTGADLAALGITNQRETTVVWNRRTGRPYYNAIVWQDTRTDRIASALERTGKGDVIRRKAGLPPATYFSAGKIQWILENVDGVREAAERGEAVFGNTDTWLLWNLTGGTEGGVHVTDPTNASRTMLMNLETLDWDDELLSFFGIPRAMLPEIRPSSDPRSYGSTAPHGPFSSPVPLTGDLGDQQAATVGQVCFAPGEAKNTYGTGNFMLLNTGTDIVRSKAGLLTTVCYQFGDEAPVYALEGSIAVTGSAVQWLRDQLKIISTAGQSEILARQVEDNGGVYFVPAFSGLFAPYWRSDARGAIVGLSRFNTDAHIARATLESICYQSRDVAEAMAQDCGTDLECLKVDGGVTVNDLCMQLQADILGVPVSRPVVAETTALGAAYAAGLAVGFWKSTDELRENWNESRRWQPSWSAEQRETGYARWKKAVQRTLDWVDVG; encoded by the coding sequence ACTTCGTCGGCGCGGTAGACCAGGGCACCACCAGCACCCGATTCATGATCTTTGACCACGGCGGCAACGAGGTCGGCCGCCACCAGCTCGAACACCAGCAGATCCTGCCGCAGGCCGGTTGGGTGGAGCACAACCCGCTGGAGATCTGGGAGCGGACCCAGACCGTCATCCAGACCGCGATGAACGCCCGGGGCCTGACCGGCGCCGACCTCGCCGCGCTCGGCATCACCAACCAGCGCGAGACCACGGTGGTCTGGAACCGGCGGACCGGGCGGCCCTACTACAACGCCATCGTCTGGCAGGACACCCGCACCGACCGGATCGCCTCGGCGCTGGAGCGTACGGGCAAGGGCGACGTCATCCGGCGCAAGGCCGGCCTGCCGCCGGCGACCTACTTCTCCGCCGGGAAGATCCAGTGGATCCTCGAGAACGTCGACGGGGTCCGGGAGGCGGCCGAGCGAGGCGAGGCCGTCTTCGGCAACACCGACACCTGGCTGCTGTGGAATCTCACCGGCGGCACCGAGGGCGGCGTGCACGTCACCGACCCCACCAACGCCAGCCGCACCATGCTGATGAACCTGGAGACCCTGGACTGGGACGACGAGCTGCTGTCGTTCTTCGGCATCCCCCGCGCCATGCTGCCGGAGATCCGGCCCTCCTCCGATCCGCGCTCGTACGGCAGCACCGCGCCGCACGGCCCGTTCAGCAGCCCGGTGCCGCTCACCGGTGACCTGGGGGACCAGCAGGCCGCCACGGTCGGGCAGGTCTGTTTCGCGCCGGGCGAGGCGAAGAACACCTACGGCACGGGAAACTTCATGTTGCTCAACACCGGCACGGACATCGTGCGTTCCAAGGCCGGGCTGCTCACCACGGTGTGCTACCAGTTCGGCGACGAGGCGCCGGTGTACGCGTTGGAGGGCTCGATCGCGGTGACCGGGTCGGCGGTGCAGTGGCTGCGCGACCAGCTCAAGATCATCAGCACCGCCGGGCAGAGCGAGATCCTGGCCCGCCAGGTGGAGGACAACGGCGGGGTCTACTTCGTGCCCGCCTTCTCCGGCCTGTTCGCCCCGTACTGGCGCTCCGACGCCCGGGGCGCGATCGTCGGCCTGTCCCGGTTCAACACCGACGCCCACATCGCCCGGGCCACCCTCGAGTCCATCTGCTACCAGAGCCGCGACGTGGCCGAGGCCATGGCGCAGGACTGTGGGACGGACCTGGAATGCCTGAAGGTCGATGGCGGCGTCACCGTCAACGATCTGTGCATGCAGCTGCAGGCGGACATCCTCGGCGTACCGGTCAGCCGGCCGGTGGTCGCGGAGACCACCGCGCTCGGCGCCGCCTACGCCGCCGGCCTCGCCGTCGGATTCTGGAAGAGCACCGACGAGCTGCGCGAGAACTGGAACGAGAGCCGGCGCTGGCAGCCGTCCTGGTCGGCGGAGCAGCGCGAGACCGGCTACGCCCGGTGGAAGAAGGCGGTCCAGCGCACCCTCGACTGGGTCGACGTCGGCTGA
- the hypE gene encoding hydrogenase expression/formation protein HypE — translation MTTERTAGWAEQAAEADATTGHAPGRLSPEQQVLQRIERARRRAPKIRESRITLAHGAGGKATHSLIEGLFVEAFRNPTLEELDDGAVLSVGASRLAFTTDSYVVSPLFFPGGDIGDLAVNGTVNDLAVSGARPLYLAAGFILEEGFPVADLRRIAGSMAAAAERAGVQVVTGDTKVVQRGKADGCYINTAGVGVLERPMSLGIDHIRPGDAVIVSGPIGDHGVTIMLARGELDLAADLASDTAALPGLVDALLDAAPGARLLRDATRGGVATILNEVAQAAQLAIVVDEAAVPVRPTVTGACELLGIDPLYVACEGRLVAVVDGAQAEAAVAALRGHPLGDGAAVIGRVTADPPGLVLLHTAFGGTRVVDMLVGDPLPRIC, via the coding sequence ATGACGACCGAACGCACCGCCGGGTGGGCCGAGCAGGCGGCCGAGGCCGACGCGACGACCGGTCACGCGCCGGGCCGGCTGTCACCGGAGCAGCAGGTGCTGCAGCGCATCGAACGGGCACGCCGGCGTGCGCCGAAGATCAGGGAGAGCCGGATCACGCTCGCCCACGGCGCGGGCGGAAAGGCGACCCACAGCCTGATCGAAGGGCTGTTCGTCGAGGCGTTCCGCAACCCGACGCTGGAGGAGCTCGACGACGGCGCGGTGCTCTCCGTAGGCGCCAGCCGGCTTGCCTTCACCACCGACTCGTACGTGGTGTCGCCGCTGTTCTTCCCCGGCGGAGACATCGGCGACCTCGCCGTCAACGGCACCGTCAACGACCTGGCGGTCAGCGGGGCCCGTCCGCTGTACCTGGCGGCCGGGTTCATCCTGGAAGAGGGCTTTCCCGTCGCCGACCTGCGGCGGATCGCCGGTTCGATGGCCGCCGCCGCGGAGCGCGCCGGGGTCCAGGTGGTCACCGGCGACACGAAGGTGGTGCAGCGGGGCAAGGCCGACGGCTGCTACATCAACACGGCGGGCGTCGGCGTGCTGGAGCGGCCGATGAGCCTGGGCATCGACCACATCCGCCCGGGTGACGCGGTCATCGTCTCCGGGCCGATCGGCGACCACGGCGTCACGATCATGCTCGCCCGCGGCGAGCTGGACCTCGCCGCCGACCTCGCCTCGGACACCGCGGCGCTGCCCGGTCTGGTGGATGCCCTGCTGGACGCGGCTCCCGGGGCGCGACTGCTGCGCGACGCCACCCGGGGCGGCGTCGCGACCATCCTCAACGAGGTGGCGCAGGCGGCCCAGCTCGCCATCGTGGTCGACGAGGCCGCCGTGCCGGTGCGTCCCACCGTGACCGGCGCCTGCGAGCTGCTCGGCATCGACCCGCTCTACGTGGCCTGCGAGGGGCGCCTCGTGGCCGTGGTGGACGGCGCGCAGGCGGAGGCCGCCGTGGCGGCGCTGCGCGGGCACCCGCTCGGCGACGGCGCGGCGGTCATCGGCCGGGTCACCGCCGACCCGCCCGGGCTGGTGTTGCTCCACACGGCGTTCGGCGGTACGCGGGTGGTCGACATGCTGGTCGGGGACCCACTCCCCCGCATCTGCTGA
- a CDS encoding DUF6893 family small protein, with translation MRKLLLLLAGVTVAGMFWKELPALRRYIKIEKM, from the coding sequence GTGCGAAAGCTGTTGTTGCTGCTGGCCGGCGTGACCGTGGCCGGGATGTTCTGGAAGGAACTTCCCGCGCTACGGCGCTACATCAAGATCGAGAAGATGTGA